The following coding sequences are from one Sesamum indicum cultivar Zhongzhi No. 13 linkage group LG11, S_indicum_v1.0, whole genome shotgun sequence window:
- the LOC105173134 gene encoding uncharacterized protein LOC105173134, whose translation MFHVSQLKKYSADKEDDSHNQPSCPQIELTKTKEKVAEAILNYRVTSTAKRNHMEYLVKWKGCSSEENTWERVTNLKVFLPLAEVYHASHAPRMSPSQVVENVKGHLRTRHL comes from the coding sequence ATGTTCCATGTAAGCCAATTAAAGAAATACTCAGCAGACAAGGAGGACGACTCCCATAATCAGCCCAGCTGCCCGCAAATTGAATTGACGAAGACGAAAGAGAAGGTGGCTGAAGCGATCCTCAATTACCGAGTTACGAGTACTGCAAAGCGCAATCACATGGAGTACTTGGTGAAATGGAAGGGATGCAGCAGTGAGGAAAATACTTGGGAGCGGGTGACGAACCTTAAGGTGTTCCTACCTCTTGCTGAAGTTTACCATGCTTCCCATGCGCCGAGGATGTCGCCATCTCAGGTGGTGGAGAATGTCAAGGGCCACCTGCGAACTCGACACCTTTGA
- the LOC105173077 gene encoding aspartyl protease family protein 2-like, with protein MDATPISLSFPFLLSLFLTISSSAPLQYQTFLLTSLPNPQSLSWPTQQDSETQVQPHSHTTLSLDLHHVDNLSPDFNSTPQSLFKLRLRRDAIRVKALSTISAVSQTNVSGQPRAAGDFSSSVISGLAQGSGEYFTRIGIGTPPKYVYMVLDTGSDVVWVQCSPCRKCYSQTDPVFDPKASTSFLGVSCGSPLCRRLDSPGCNNRQKCLYQVSYGDGSFTVGEFSTETLTFRRTKVSNVALGCGHDNEGLFVGAAGLLGLGRGKLSFPTQAGSRFGGKFSYCLVDRSASSKPSSMVFGESAVSRNAVFTPLLTNPKLDTFYYVGLNGISVGGVRVPGITPSLFKMDQMGSGGVIVDSGTSVTRLTRPAYVALRDAFRAGASNLKRAPDFSLFDTCFDLSGKTEVKVPTVVLHFGGADVSLPASNYLIPVDSEGKFCFAFAGTMSGLSIIGNIQQQGFRVVFDMASNRVGFAARGCA; from the coding sequence ATGGACGCTACGCCCATCTCCCTCTCCTTTCCCTTTCTCCTCTCCCTTTTCCTCACCATTTCCTCCTCCGCTCCTCTCCAATATCAAACCTTCCTTCTCACCTCCCTCCCCAACCCCCAATCCCTCTCTTGGCCCACCCAGCAAGATTCTGAAACCCAAGTTCAACCCCATTCTCACACCACTCTCTCCCTCGACTTGCACCATGTCGACAATCTTTCTCCTGATTTCAACTCCACCCCTCAATCCCTCTTCAAACTCCGTCTCCGACGTGACGCTATTAGGGTCAAAGCCCTCTCCACAATCTCCGCCGTTAGTCAAACTAACGTCTCCGGCCAGCCTCGAGCTGCGGGTGATTTCAGCAGCTCCGTCATTTCCGGGCTTGCCCAGGGAAGTGGCGAGTACTTCACGCGCATCGGGATAGGCACTCCGCCTAAGTATGTTTACATGGTGCTCGACACCGGAAGCGATGTCGTTTGGGTCCAGTGCTCACCCTGCAGAAAATGCTACTCCCAGACCGACCCGGTTTTCGACCCGAAAGCATCCACGTCTTTTCTAGGTGTTTCCTGTGGATCCCCACTCTGCCGCCGTCTGGATTCGCCAGGATGCAACAACCGACAGAAATGCCTTTACCAGGTCTCTTACGGGGATGGTTCGTTTACTGTGGGAGAGTTTTCAACCGAGACGTTGACGTTTAGGAGGACGAAAGTGAGTAACGTTGCCCTCGGCTGCGGACATGATAATGAGGGTTTGTTCGTCGGGGCCGCCGGTTTATTAGGCCTCGGCCGCGGGAAATTGTCCTTTCCTACTCAAGCCGGCAGTCGATTTGGGGGAAAGTTTTCCTACTGTTTGGTGGATCGGTCGGCTTCCTCTAAGCCATCTTCCATGGTGTTCGGCGAATCAGCCGTTTCGAGAAATGCGGTTTTTACCCCATTGTTGACGAATCCGAAGCTGGACACGTTTTACTACGTCGGATTAAACGGCATTTCAGTGGGCGGAGTCCGGGTCCCGGGCATTACGCCGTCGCTTTTCAAGATGGACCAGATGGGCAGCGGTGGTGTAATAGTGGATTCAGGGACGTCCGTCACACGTCTGACCCGACCCGCTTACGTGGCGTTGAGGGATGCTTTCCGGGCGGGGGCTTCGAACTTGAAGCGGGCCCCAGATTTCTCTCTTTTCGACACATGCTTCGATCTGTCGGGGAAGACGGAGGTGAAGGTGCCGACGGTGGTGCTGCATTTCGGAGGGGCGGACGTCTCGCTACCGGCGTCAAATTACTTGATTCCAGTGGACAGTGAAGGGAAGTTTTGCTTTGCATTTGCGGGTACAATGAGCGGGCTGTCGATCATCGGCAACATACAGCAGCAAGGTTTCCGGGTGGTGTTCGACATGGCAAGTAACAGGGTGGGGTTCGCAGCAAGGGGCTGTGCGTAA
- the LOC105173078 gene encoding E3 ubiquitin-protein ligase SINAT5, producing MESSIECISSIDGIDEDEISHPHPFSEFSSPKSSHNTINNSNLNGGVINPATSVHELLECPVCTNSMYPPIHQCHNGHTLCSTCKARVHNRCPTCRQELGDIRCLALEKVAESLELPCKYCSLGCPEIFPYYSKLKHEAVCNFRPYNCPYAGSECPVVGDIPYLVAHLRDDHKVDMHSGCTFNHRYVKSNPRDVENATWMLTVFHCFGQYFCLHFEAFQLGMAPVYMAFLRFMGDEMEARNYSYSLEVGGNGRKLIWEGTPRSVRDSHRKVRDSHDGLIIQRNMALFFSGGDRKELKLRVTGRIWKEQQNPDGVCIPNLCS from the exons ATGGAATCTAGCATCGAGTGCATATCATCCATTGATGGGATAGATGAAGATGAGATCTCCCACCCTCATCCCTTTTCTGAGTTTTCATCTCCAAAGTCATCTCACAATACTATTAACAACAGCAATCTCAATGGTGGGGTGATTAATCCAGCCACTAGTGTTCATGAGCTTCTTGAGTGCCCTGTTTGTACAAATTCTATGTACCCTCCCATCCATCAG TGCCACAATGGGCATACCCTGTGTTCTACCTGTAAAGCAAGGgttcacaacagatgccccaCATGTAGGCAGGAGCTTGGTGATATAAGATGCTTGGCGCTGGAAAAGGTGGCTGAATCTCTCGAACTTCCTTGCAAGTACTGCTCCCTTGGGTGTCCTGAGATCTTCCCTTACTATAGTAAGTTGAAACATGAGGCGGTTTGCAATTTTAGGCCTTACAATTGCCCGTATGCTGGATCAGAATGCCCAGTTGTTGGGGATATCCCGTACCTAGTTGCTCATCTGAGAGATGATCACAAGGTGGACATGCATTCTGGATGCACGTTTAATCATCGCTATGTTAAATCAAATCCTCGGGATGTGGAGAACGCCACGTGGATGCTAACC GTTTTCCATTGTTTTGGTCAGTATTTTTGTCTTCATTTTGAAGCTTTCCAACTTGGGATGGCCCCTGTTTATATGGCTTTTCTTCGGTTCATGGGGGACGAGATGGAGGCTCGGAACTATAGCTACAGTTTGGAGGTTGGGGGAAATGGGAGGAAACTTATATGGGAGGGCACCCCTCGAAGCGTCAGAGATAGTCACAGAAAGGTGCGTGACAGCCATGACGGCCTCATTATACAGCGGAACATGGCACTTTTTTTTTCGGGAGGTGATCGGAAAGAGCTCAAGCTCCGTGTAACAGGGCGAATATGGAAAGAACAGCAGAACCCAGATGGAGTTTGCATACCCAATCTATGTAGTTAA
- the LOC105173079 gene encoding phosphatidylinositol 4-kinase gamma 4-like has translation MSSAGLVSIVPVGEESVIFSPPPSLENSQESILIYVAMSGSMVPMQVLKSDSIESVKLRIQTCKGIFTRKQKLVCGGRELARGKSLVQDYGVHDGNVVHLVLRLADLQVINVINVSTCCGKDFTFHVEGSRDVGYIKHQIAKKRNLERFDDEEILLNGEPVKDQRLINDLSKNNSDAVIHLFVRRSVKIRAAPIGKNFELSITAPQQNNVKECDVDRENGHGADSESGHNLYVPGKPSRRKTLLEPVIVNPKIELPKEISDLIKSTLAGLDSGNYPIRSSEGTGGAYFMLDASGGKYLSVFKPVDEEPMAINNPRGLPLSEDGEGLKRGTTVGEGGIRECAVYILDHPKSGHRSFTGELRGFAGVPPTVYVRCLHEGFNHPGGVCVKTGSLQMFMENSGSCEDMGPGAFPVKEVHKIAVLDMRLANADRHAGNILISKGADGQTVLIPIDHGYCLPFSFEDCTFEWLYWPQARQHFTVDTIEYIRALDAEEDIALLRFYGWDLPLECARVLRISTMLLKKGVEKGLTPFAIGNMMCRENVRKESVIEEIVREAWDSVLPGSSEAAFLDSVSSIMDRRLEEIV, from the exons ATGTCTTCTGCTGGTTTGGTTTCCATTGTCCCGGTTGGTGAGGAGAGCGTGATTTTTTCGCCTCCTCCATCACTTGAAAATAGCCAAGAATCGATTTTGATATACGTGGCTATGTCAGGTTCAATGGTCCCAATGCAGGTTTTGAAGTCGGATTCAATTGAATCCGTGAAGCTCAGGATTCAGACCTGTAAAGGAATTTTTactagaaaacaaaaattggttTGTGGAGGTAGGGAATTAGCACGGGGTAAGTCCCTTGTTCAGGACTATGGTGTGCATGATGGGAATGTTGTGCATTTAGTCCTCCGACTTGCAGATCTGCAAGTTATTAATGTTATTAATGTGAGTACATGCTGTGGGAAAGATTTCACCTTTCACGTGGAGGGGAGCCGGGATGTTGGCTATATCAAGCATCAGATAGCAAAGAAGAGAAATTTGGAGAGATTTGACGATGAAGAGATCTTGCTTAATGGCGAGCCTGTCAAGGATCAGAGGTTGATAAATGATCTCTCTAAGAATAATAGTGATGCTGTCATTCATTTGTTTGTGCGGAGGTCTGTGAAAATCAGAGCTGCACCAATTGGGAAGAACTTCGAGCTGTCTATCACTGCGCCACAGCAGAACAACGTGAAAGAATGTGATGTGGATAGGGAAAATGGTCATGGGGCTGATTCAGAGAGTGGGCATAATCTGTATGTGCCGGGGAAGCCTTCACGTAGGAAGACATTATTGGAGCCTGTGATTGTTAATCCAAAGATTGAATTGCCTAAGGAAATCAGTGATCTGATTAAATCTACTTTGGCTGGGTTAGATAGTGGGAATTATCCAATTAGGTCTTCAGAGGGTACTGGGGGAGCATATTTTATGCTGGATGCATCTGGGGGCAAGTACTTATCGGTTTTTAAGCCAGTTGATGAGGAGCCCATGGCTATAAATAACCCTCGAGGGCTGCCCTTGTCAGAAGATGGTGAAGGGTTGAAAAGGGGGACCACAGTTGGGGAGGGTGGAATCCGGGAATGTGCAGTCTACATACTGGATCATCCAAAGAGTGGTCACAGGTCATTTACTGGTGAACTTAGGGGTTTCGCTGGGGTTCCTCCAACGGTTTATGTCAGGTGCCTCCATGAAGGTTTTAATCATCCAGGAGGTGTGTGTGTCAAGACTGGGTCCTTGCAGATGTTCATGGAGAACAGTGGAAGTTGTGAGGATATGGGGCCTGGGGCTTTTCCAGTTAAGGAGGTACACAAGATTGCAGTACTAGATATGAGGTTGGCCAATGCTGATAGACATGCTGGGAATATATTAATCAGTAAAGGTGCAGATGGCCAAACTGTGCTAATTCCCATTGATCATGGCTATTGCTTGCCATTTAGT TTCGAAGATTGTACCTTTGAGTGGCTTTATTGGCCACAAGCTCGCCAGCATTTTACTGTTGACACCATTGAATATATAAGGGCATTGGATGCCGAAGAAGACATTGCCTTGCTCAGGTTCTATGGATGGGACCTGCCACTTGAATGTGCTCGAGTGCTACGCATCTCCACCATGCTTCTGAAGAAAGGTGTGGAGAAAGGGCTCACTCCATTTGCGATCGGTAACATGATGTGCAGAGAGAACGTGAGAAAGGAATCTGTTATCGAGGAGATTGTCCGAGAAGCATGGGATTCTGTGCTTCCTGGCTCCAGTGAAGCTGCGTTTCTTGATTCTGTCTCCAGCATCATGGATCGTCGTCTTGAGGAGATCGTTTAA
- the LOC105173080 gene encoding uncharacterized protein LOC105173080, with amino-acid sequence MGSLVLITSSFKGLSFASLSKSSSVSYSCFPLFRYNKSKRFRKSSLTVNSLSPQNPNSTWGAYSSPVKPFSYLLPFFQKVRDFAIKSSKRKWASVFQDFSVQETKLMQNGAFGTALMSVTATAKVKISPFVATLAANPTFVSALCAWAIAQSTKVFLNFCVERKWDFRIMFASGGMPSSHSALCTALTTSVAICHGVADSLFPVCLGFSLIVMYDAIGVRRHAGMQAEVLNLIVEDLFQGHPISQRKLKELLGHTPSQVFAGALLGILVAWMCCQVCPFLV; translated from the exons ATGGGCTCTCTTGTTCTGATCACTTCTTCCTTCAAAGGCTTAAGCTTTGCGAGTTTGTCTAAATCCAGTTCAGTGAGTTATTCTTGTTTTCCGCTTTTCAGATACAACAAGTCCAAAAGATTCAGGAAATCTTCACTCACTGTAAATTCTTTGAGCCCTCAGAACCCTAACTCAACATGGGGCGCTTACAGCTCCCCCGTCAAACCCTTTTCATATTTACTCCCGTTTTTTCAGAAAGTCAGGGACTTTGCCATAAAATCCTCGAAGCGAAAATGGGCCTCtgtttttcaagattttagtGTTCAAGAAACTAAGCTTATGCAAAATGGTGCATTTGGGACAGCTCTCATGAGCGTGACAGCAACAGCTAAGGTTAAGATAAGTCCCTTTGTGGCTACATTAGCTGCGAACCCGACTTTTGTATCGGCTTTGTGTGCGTGGGCTATTGCACAATCGACCAAAGTCTTCTTGAATTTCTGTGTGGAGAGGAAATGGGATTTCAGAATTATGTTTGCCTCTGGTGGAATGCCTTCTTCGCATTCTGCCTTGTGCACTGCATTGACTACTTCTGTGGCTATTTGCCATGGGGTTGCTGATTCTTTGTTTCCAGTTTGTTTGGGATTTAGTTTGATTGTTATGTATGATGCTATTGGCGTCAGACGGCATGCAGGGATGCAAGCTGAG GTTCTCAATCTGATCGTTGAGGACTTGTTCCAAGGGCATCCAATAAGCCAAAGAAAACTCAAGGAACTTCTTGGCCACACACCATCCCAGGTTTTTGCTGGAGCTCTACTAGGAATCCTGGTAGCTTGGATGTGTTGTCAGGTTTGCCCGTTTCTCGTCTGA